One Nicotiana tomentosiformis chromosome 4, ASM39032v3, whole genome shotgun sequence genomic window carries:
- the LOC138909912 gene encoding uncharacterized protein — protein sequence MRFSELARHAVWLVPTEREKIRRFINVLNQQFRFIMTLGNIAGAKFDEVVDSARWLEMVRNQEREQREAKRSRSPDCHTKTVTLAKRGLPKVEWRGSPNYVPSRVISYLKAQRIVGKGYLSYLSFMRDVDSDTPTIDSVLVMRDFSDVFPADLLGMPPDMDIDFGIDLVPGTEPISIPLYHMTPAELKELKEQQELLDKGSIRPSVSPWGAPV from the exons atgcgattttcagagttggctcgtcatgcagtttggttggttcccactgagagggaaaagatcaggaggttcattaatgtcCTCAACCAGCAGTTTCGTTTTATTATGACTTTGGGAAATATAGCAGGTGCTAaattcgatgaggtggttgacagtGCTCGATGGCTAGAAATGGTTCGTAATCAGGAGCGTGAgcagagggaggccaagaggtctcgtagTCCGG actgtcacACAAAAACGGTGACGTTAGCGAAACGGGGATTGCCAaaggtcgagtggagaggttctccaaattatgttcccagcagggtaatttcttacttgaaggctcaacgtataGTTGGGAAGGGTTATTTGTCATATTTGTCCTTTATGAGAGATGTTGATTCTGACACTCCTACAATTGATTCTGTACTGGTAATGCGggatttttcggatgtatttcctgcagacctgctgggtatgccacccgacatggatattgatttcggtattgacttggtgccgggcactgagcctatttctattcctttgTATCATATGacaccagctgaattgaaagaattgaaagagcaacaggaacttcttgataaggggtctattaggcctagtgtgtcgccttggggtgcaccagtttag